ATGAAATTCCAAATCACCAATTCCAAATTCCATTTAGTGAATTAGTGAATTAAGCGAATTAGCGAATTAGTAAAATCTAATCTCTAATTCACTAATCTCTAATTCGCTTTTTGGTATGTGGAATTTGATGCTTGGGATTTGGGATTTTTTTACTTATCCACTCTGAGTAAAGTTTTGACTAATAACTGCTATATTACTACCTCCCTTTGATTATTTTTTCTAATTCCTCTAATCCTTTTTTCACCGCTTCGGTCACGGCTTTAGAGGAAATAGTCGCTCCAGTAATCGCTTGAATCTTATCTTTATCTGGCACTTTAACTACCTCTAAGTTTTCTATGCCTTTAGATTTGTATTGATTACGGAATTCTGCCTCTTCGATTTTATTACCCAGTCCTGGAGTTTCTTTGTGAGTTAATATTTTCATTTCCACAATTTTAAATTTTTTATCTACACCTACCATAATCCAGAATCCACCACTATACCCTTCAGCCAGACAGGAAATAACATACCCAACTAATTTATCTTCGCAATCAAATCCTTTAAAGAACCCTTTTTTTGTTTTAAATTCTTTGAATTCAAGTGCTTGTGGTAAAACAGTCTGACGGGCTTTTAATTTAGCCATTTCTTCTACCTCTTTAATTTTAGGTTTAGTGAGTGCATTCGTAATGGCTAAAATAATTGCACCAATTAAACTGATAATCATCAAATTAATGCCAATTTTAAAAATATTCTTAATCATTTTTTAACAACTCCATACGGTTTAGTTTTAATATATCTATCGATTAATGGCGTCAGGGTATTCATTAATAAAACTGCGTAGCAGATACCTTCTGGATAGCCAGTTTTAGCGCGAATTAAGACAACTAACACGCCAATCCCTGCACCAAAGATTAATTGTCCTGTTT
This bacterium DNA region includes the following protein-coding sequences:
- a CDS encoding RnfABCDGE type electron transport complex subunit G encodes the protein MIKNIFKIGINLMIISLIGAIILAITNALTKPKIKEVEEMAKLKARQTVLPQALEFKEFKTKKGFFKGFDCEDKLVGYVISCLAEGYSGGFWIMVGVDKKFKIVEMKILTHKETPGLGNKIEEAEFRNQYKSKGIENLEVVKVPDKDKIQAITGATISSKAVTEAVKKGLEELEKIIKGR